TTCTGGTGGCATCCGGGTTGCAGCTGGTCTTCGGAGTGCAGAAGGTCTTTAACCTGGCATGCGGCAGCTTTTACGCCCTGGGTGCTTACCTGGGCATCACCTTCGTGGATGTTTTCACAGGTAGGGGCGGTCCGCCTCTTCTGGCATTCATTCCCCTTTTGGCAGCAGGGATACTGCTGGGAGCCTTGGGCCCTGTGGTGGAAAGAGGGCTTTTGCGATTTGTGTACAATCGGGACGAGAGCTTCCAGTTGTTGCTCACATTCTCGGTGGTGCTCATGCTGGAGGATGTGATCAGGTTTTTCTGGGGCACGTACCCGAGATCCCCCAAGGGGGTTTACCTGGCCTTTGGCACCCTTCATGTGGGAGGGGCCGCCATTCCGGTTTACAACCTCTTGGTGATTGCGGCCTCACTACTGGTGGCCTTGTTGATGGGATACTTGCTTGAGAAAACCAGGTTCGGCAAGATCATCAGGGCAACCGCATCCAACAGCGAGATGGTCCAGGCCCTGGGCATCAGGAGCTCAGTGGTCTATGTGAAGGTCTTCACCCTGGGCACCATCCTGGGCACAGTGGGAGGTGCCCTTGTCATACCCACCACCGCCGCAGTCTCCGAGATGGCCGTTCACCTGATTGTGCTGGCATTTGCCGTGGTGGTCATAGGCGGATTGGGGAGCATGAAAGGGGCTTTCCTGGGGGCGCTTCTGGTGGGACTTCTCAAGTCAGTTTCCATAGCGGTTTATCCGGAGCTGGAGATGATGCTCATCTATCTCATAGTTATTGGAGTATTGGTGCTAAGGCCACAGGGGCTCTTCGGAGGCGCGTCATGATGTTGGGCGCACCCGAGAAAATGGGATCCAACAACGCTGCTGGGGCAGCGAGAAGGGCTTGGCATCCTTGGGTCCTGATGGCCGGATTCTTACTGGTGGCCATTGGCTGGCCTCTTGTGGGGAGGGACTATCAGGTTTACTTGAGCCTCTCGTTCTTCTCCTACTCCATAGCCCTGCTGGGTTTGAACCTGCTTTTCAATTACACAGGGCTCATATCCTTTGGACATGCCCTCTTCATAGGAATAGGAGGATACACCGCTGCTTTCATGACCCACAAGTATTCTTTACTGAACATGGAATTGATCATTCTGATAGCAGTTTTCTTGAGCGGGCTTGTGGCCCTGCTCATAGGCCTCATCTGTGTAAGGTACATAAAGATATACTTTGCCATGCTTACCCTGGCCTTCGGGATGCTCTTCCATTCCTTTTTGATGAAGACTTACAGTCTCACCGGTGGTGACGAGGGAATGCATGTAATGCAGCCCAAGCTTCTTGGGTTTGATCTGAGCCACATGGACAAGATGAGCTTTTTTTCAGGGCCATATTATTACTACAACCTGGTTTTCTTTGCACTGGCCTCCTATCTGATGTGGAGAATAGTCCATTCCCACTTCGGGCTTTGCATTCAGGCCATAAGGGACAATCCGGACAAGGCCGAGTACCTGGGCATCTCCATAAGGAGGTACAGGCTCTATGCCTTTGTGATCTCGGG
This genomic stretch from bacterium harbors:
- a CDS encoding branched-chain amino acid ABC transporter permease, translating into MATLLNILSSGVFHASILFLVASGLQLVFGVQKVFNLACGSFYALGAYLGITFVDVFTGRGGPPLLAFIPLLAAGILLGALGPVVERGLLRFVYNRDESFQLLLTFSVVLMLEDVIRFFWGTYPRSPKGVYLAFGTLHVGGAAIPVYNLLVIAASLLVALLMGYLLEKTRFGKIIRATASNSEMVQALGIRSSVVYVKVFTLGTILGTVGGALVIPTTAAVSEMAVHLIVLAFAVVVIGGLGSMKGAFLGALLVGLLKSVSIAVYPELEMMLIYLIVIGVLVLRPQGLFGGAS
- a CDS encoding branched-chain amino acid ABC transporter permease, yielding MMLGAPEKMGSNNAAGAARRAWHPWVLMAGFLLVAIGWPLVGRDYQVYLSLSFFSYSIALLGLNLLFNYTGLISFGHALFIGIGGYTAAFMTHKYSLLNMELIILIAVFLSGLVALLIGLICVRYIKIYFAMLTLAFGMLFHSFLMKTYSLTGGDEGMHVMQPKLLGFDLSHMDKMSFFSGPYYYYNLVFFALASYLMWRIVHSHFGLCIQAIRDNPDKAEYLGISIRRYRLYAFVISGCFTGLGGALMAPVTGHMDPAMVFWTHSGDMVFMTLLGGFSNFFGPMLGSLVFIFLRDTVSSFTEYWRFIFGALLAALVILAPGGLMELLSRGWAAVGGLRSKEQGS